One stretch of Harmonia axyridis chromosome 1, icHarAxyr1.1, whole genome shotgun sequence DNA includes these proteins:
- the LOC123688952 gene encoding histidine triad nucleotide-binding protein 1-like: MSILKTIGRCLIDKKVSSFRTAIQISSTPMSSEVKKSISAKLDRSKPTIFDKIISKEIPAKIIFENDKLLAFHDVSPQAPVHFLVIPKKRIALLDDAEESDKELLGELILTASKLGKEKLPGGYRLVINNGKDGCQSVFHLHIHVLGGRQMKWPPG, encoded by the exons ATGTCCATTTTGAAAACAATTGGTAGATGTCTTATTGACAAGAAAGTATCATCATTTAGGACTGcaattcaaatttcatccacTCCT ATGAGTTCCGAAGTCAAAAAGTCCATTTCTGCAAAATTGGACCGAAGCAAACCGACAATTTTTGATAAGATAATATCGAAGGAAATCCCTGCTAAAATTATATTTGAGAATGATAAGCTCTTAGCTTTTCATGATGTGAGCCCTCAAGCTCCAGTGCATTTTCTGGTCATACCAAAAAAGAGAATTGCGTTATTGGATGATGCAGAAGAAAGTGATAAGGAA ttgctTGGTGAGTTGATCCTTACTGCTAGTAAATTAGGCAAAGAAAAACTTCCTGGAGGTTACAGATTGgtaataaataatggaaaagacGGATGTCAATCAGTTTTTCATCTGCATATTCATGTTCTCGGAGGAAGGCAAATGAAATGGCCTCCTGGTTAA